DNA from Thermococcus sp.:
TTCTTTTCGGCGAAACCGTTCACAAAGTCGAGCAGGTCAACCCCCTCAGGGGCTCTTAAAAGAAAGACCCTACCCGGTTCAAACTCCATGTTTCCACCCCAAAGCTAATAAGAGCGCAACAATTTAACGCTTTGGGTGGTTCGATGGAGGTTAAAGGGGCGATTATGGCAATACTTCCCGAGCTTGAGGAACTCGGCGAGGTTGACTTCGAGCAATACTCCCCACCGTATCCGAACCTCCTGAAAGCATTCCTTGAGAGCGGGAAAAAAGGTCTCCCTGAGTTTGAAAGGTTTGCCGAAAGTACCGTGGGAAAAGATGCTGTTGGACGGGTTCTCCTCTCACTACTTCAGTATCTCCTAATCAGGTACCGCCGCTTTGAGGATTACAGCGTTGTGAAGCCGACGATAAAAGTTTTCCTAACACTTAAGGGCTGGCTCATCGAGAACGGCCTTGGAAAGGACTGGAACAGAGTTTTGGGATCCTTCATTGGCTATCTCGTTAGCATGTTGCCCCTTATCGCCGAACACGAGGACAAAGACATAGCCCTCGCATACACAAAGCTTATGGAGAACCTCACAAGGGAAGCCTCAGAGAAGTTTGATGAAGATTATTATTACGAACTCCTTGAGAGAGTCAACGAATTGAAAAAAAGATAATGGAAAAAACTAACGCTCAAGAATGACCTCAGCGTAGCTCCTCGGGTCCTCCCAAACTTTGACCAGGATTTTTTTCACGTTTTCTCCTGCCTTCTCGACTATCCTCTCCGCGAACCACTCTGCTATGTATTCTGCTGTCACATTGGGCTTGTCTAGGATTACGACTTCATCTTCGGGGAGCTCTATCTTCTTGCCGTTCTTCTCGACTATAACCCTGTCCCCGCTTTTCCGGACAATCCACCCCTCGCTGACTAGAATCCGGTGGTCGAGGAGCTTCACGAGGTTGCTAAGGTGGTTGAAGTCGAATATCATGCCGTTCTCGTTCAGTTCACCCCATATCTCCACGTCAACGTTGTAGGTGTGGCCGTGTATCCTGAGGCATTTGCTCTCGTATGGCAGGGCAAGAAAGTGCGAACTATCGAAGTCTTTGTGCCAGCCTATCTTCCTCTCCACCAGCCTGAACATACTCTCACCCTTTGCCGTTTTCCCGTTAAGGTTATAACCCTAACTGGACAAATTGGGGCAAAAGGAGGACTGGAAATGCCTATGGGAGGACCCGGATGGAGACGCGGAAGGGGAAGGAGACGAAAGATGAGAATGATTGGCTTCATTCCTCAGGTCAGGCACTTCTATCCTGCACTCCCTCCGATTACTCAGCCAAAACCCCCGATATTTATGACGTATGAGGAGTTTGAAGCCCTAAGGCTCGTTGATTACGAGGGCCTAACCCAGGAGGAGGCAGGAAAAAGAATGGGTGTTTCTAGGGGCACCGTTTGGAGGGCTTTGAATTCGGCCCGAAAGAAGGTTGCCCAGATGCTCGTTGAGGGGAGGGAGCTGATAATCCTTCCTCAGGGAAATGAGGTCCCAAGGGGACCTGGAGAAGATAGATAACTGTTCGAATTCAGGAATTCTAAATAGAGGGGGGTCTTCTTGGGGATTAAAAGGGATATAATTGAAGTTTTATTTTTAGGTTATCCTAATTCCGTGCT
Protein-coding regions in this window:
- a CDS encoding 6-carboxytetrahydropterin synthase; protein product: MFRLVERKIGWHKDFDSSHFLALPYESKCLRIHGHTYNVDVEIWGELNENGMIFDFNHLSNLVKLLDHRILVSEGWIVRKSGDRVIVEKNGKKIELPEDEVVILDKPNVTAEYIAEWFAERIVEKAGENVKKILVKVWEDPRSYAEVILER
- a CDS encoding DUF134 domain-containing protein produces the protein MPMGGPGWRRGRGRRRKMRMIGFIPQVRHFYPALPPITQPKPPIFMTYEEFEALRLVDYEGLTQEEAGKRMGVSRGTVWRALNSARKKVAQMLVEGRELIILPQGNEVPRGPGEDR